From one Macrobrachium nipponense isolate FS-2020 chromosome 37, ASM1510439v2, whole genome shotgun sequence genomic stretch:
- the LOC135208968 gene encoding MOXD1 homolog 1-like, which produces MTILPGDSLMMECVYDSTKIKTPSYGGLSTEEEMCLAFLAFYPRMEFAFCGSQLPIKSIYESVGFEEIYSWEDMRPPKKQEGERAENLKPPNKTSKYEVFKAWHSFKMVKAKSPKKYEGMTLYDVFNNESLWFDNEWVGQFQEMAAYGKHEVICARGLKDFMKHGNHTPSMTDYPDFIPFEEDNPVCSSQ; this is translated from the exons atgacCATCCTCCCAGGGGACAGCCTAATGATGGAATGTGTTTATGATTCTACTAAAATTAAAACTCCCTCTTAC GGTGGGCTTTCAACAGAAGAAGAAATGTGTTTAGCTTTCCTGGCATTTTATCCACGAATGGAGTTTGCCTTCTGTGGATCGCAGCTTCCCATAAAAAGCATCTATGAAAGCGTTGGTTTTGAAGAAATCTACAGCTGGGAAGACATGAG ACCACCCAAAAAACAGGaaggagaaagagcagaaaacTTGAAGCCTCCCAACAAAACTTCCAAATACGAAGTTTTCAAGGCCTGGCACAGCTTCAAAATGGTGAAAGCGAAGTCGCCCAAAA aATATGAAGGAATGACCCTATATGATGTATTTAATAACGAATCGTTGTGGTTCGACAATGAGTGGGTAGGCCAGTTTCAGGAAATGGCAGCTTACGGCAAACACGAAGTGATCTGTGCAAGAGGCTTAAAGGATTTTATGAAG CATGGCAACCACACACCATCCATGACTGATTACCCAGACTTCATTCCTTTCGAAGAGGATAATCCAGTATGCAGTTCCCAGTGA